The following proteins are co-located in the Microbacterium immunditiarum genome:
- a CDS encoding cysteine desulfurase family protein, whose translation MYLDHAATTPLRPEARDAWVRAAEELGNASSIHGPGQSARRLLEDARERLAAVAGCDPIEVVFTSGGTEASNLAIKGLWWARADDRDAVVLPDGEHHATLDAVEWLASHEGAAVRSVPLDAVGRIPVGAFAEALHGAVLATALVANNEIGTVNDAAGLAAAADAAGVPLHLDAVAAFGHVPVDFTGWRADAAPATGLVAMSLSAHKIGGPVGVGALIVSRTATIAPLVHGGGQQRALRAGTQDVAGAVAFAVAAELAEAERDAEAGRLTALRERLVAGIRSSVLGAELLGDPADRVPGNAHVLFPGARGETLLFLLDQAGVAVSTGSACQAGVPEPSHVVLALGRSADEAREVLRLTLGRTSTDADVDALLAALPSAVERARAASAR comes from the coding sequence GTGTATCTCGATCACGCCGCGACGACGCCGCTTCGGCCCGAAGCGCGAGACGCGTGGGTGCGGGCCGCGGAGGAGCTCGGCAACGCGTCGTCGATCCACGGCCCGGGCCAGTCCGCGCGCCGGCTGCTCGAAGACGCGCGCGAGCGCCTCGCCGCCGTCGCCGGCTGCGACCCGATCGAGGTCGTGTTCACGTCGGGCGGCACCGAGGCGTCGAACCTCGCGATCAAAGGGCTGTGGTGGGCGCGCGCCGACGATCGTGACGCGGTCGTCCTGCCGGACGGAGAGCACCACGCGACGCTCGACGCGGTGGAGTGGCTCGCGTCGCACGAGGGGGCGGCCGTGCGCTCGGTGCCCCTGGACGCGGTGGGGCGAATCCCGGTGGGCGCTTTCGCCGAGGCCCTCCACGGGGCGGTCCTCGCGACAGCGCTCGTCGCGAACAACGAGATCGGCACGGTCAACGACGCGGCCGGGCTCGCCGCTGCCGCGGACGCGGCGGGTGTGCCGCTGCACCTGGACGCGGTCGCCGCGTTCGGTCACGTTCCCGTCGACTTCACGGGGTGGCGTGCGGATGCCGCGCCCGCCACGGGCCTCGTCGCGATGAGCCTGTCCGCGCACAAGATCGGCGGCCCCGTCGGCGTGGGCGCCCTGATCGTCTCGCGCACCGCGACGATCGCGCCGCTCGTGCACGGCGGCGGCCAGCAGCGGGCGCTCCGGGCGGGCACGCAGGACGTCGCGGGCGCGGTCGCGTTCGCGGTCGCGGCGGAGCTCGCCGAGGCGGAGCGCGACGCGGAGGCCGGGAGGCTCACCGCGCTGCGGGAGAGGCTGGTGGCCGGCATCCGATCTTCCGTTCTCGGCGCGGAGCTGCTCGGCGACCCGGCGGACCGCGTCCCGGGAAACGCGCACGTGCTGTTCCCGGGCGCGCGCGGCGAGACGCTGCTGTTCCTGCTCGACCAGGCGGGGGTCGCCGTCTCGACGGGGTCGGCGTGCCAGGCCGGCGTGCCCGAGCCGTCCCACGTCGTGCTCGCACTGGGGCGCAGCGCGGACGAGGCGCGCGAGGTGCTGCGGCTCACGCTGGGGCGCACGTCCACCGATGCGGACGTCGACGCGCTGCTCGCAGCGCTGCCTTCCGCCGTGGAGCGGGCGCGCGCGGCATCCGCCCGCTGA
- the mnmA gene encoding tRNA 2-thiouridine(34) synthase MnmA, with protein MRILAAMSGGVDSAVAAARAVEAGHDVVGVHLALSRAGGTLRTGSRGCCTIEDAMDARRAADRLGIPFYVWDFSERFRDDVIDDFIAEYRAGRTPNPCMRCNEKIKFAALLERALELGFDAVCTGHYAKLVDGPEGLELHRASDAAKDQSYVLGVLTAEQLAHTFFPLGATPSKALVRAEAEARGLTVAHKPDSHDICFIPDGDTRGWLAEKVGTAPGEIVDRTGAVVGKHEGAHAFTVGQRRGLSLGVPAPDGKPRFVLEVRPVSNTVVVGPKEALATAEIAGERFTWAGRAPSTDEFACDVQIRAHADPVPAHAVIADGIVTVRPEAPFEGVAPGQTAVMYDGTRVIGQFTIDRSVSAVPVGA; from the coding sequence ATGCGCATCCTGGCGGCAATGAGCGGCGGAGTCGACTCCGCCGTCGCCGCCGCGCGCGCGGTCGAAGCCGGTCATGACGTCGTCGGCGTGCACCTCGCCCTGTCGCGAGCAGGCGGCACGCTGCGTACCGGAAGCCGCGGATGCTGCACGATCGAGGATGCGATGGACGCGCGCCGCGCGGCCGATCGCCTCGGGATCCCCTTCTACGTATGGGATTTCTCGGAGCGGTTCCGCGACGACGTGATCGACGACTTCATCGCGGAGTACCGCGCCGGCCGCACGCCGAATCCGTGCATGCGGTGCAACGAGAAGATCAAGTTCGCGGCGCTCCTCGAGCGGGCTCTCGAGCTCGGGTTCGACGCCGTGTGCACGGGTCATTACGCGAAGCTCGTCGACGGCCCCGAGGGACTCGAGCTGCATCGCGCATCGGATGCCGCGAAGGACCAGTCCTACGTGCTCGGAGTGCTCACCGCCGAGCAGCTCGCGCACACGTTCTTCCCGCTCGGGGCGACCCCGTCGAAGGCGCTCGTGCGGGCCGAGGCGGAGGCGCGTGGGCTGACGGTCGCCCATAAGCCCGACAGCCACGACATCTGCTTCATCCCCGACGGCGACACGCGCGGCTGGCTCGCCGAGAAGGTGGGCACCGCGCCCGGTGAGATCGTCGACCGCACGGGCGCCGTGGTCGGGAAGCACGAGGGCGCGCACGCGTTCACGGTGGGACAGCGTCGCGGACTCTCCCTCGGCGTGCCCGCGCCCGACGGCAAGCCGCGCTTCGTGCTCGAGGTGCGGCCCGTCTCGAACACGGTCGTCGTCGGCCCGAAGGAGGCCCTCGCCACGGCCGAGATCGCGGGGGAGCGATTCACGTGGGCCGGTCGCGCTCCGTCGACGGACGAGTTCGCGTGCGACGTGCAGATCCGCGCCCACGCCGACCCTGTGCCGGCGCACGCGGTCATCGCCGACGGCATCGTGACAGTCCGCCCCGAGGCGCCGTTCGAGGGCGTCGCGCCCGGCCAGACGGCGGTGATGTACGACGGCACGCGCGTGATCGGGCAGTTCACGATCGACCGCAGCGTGTCGGCCGTGCCTGTCGGCGCCTGA
- the ligA gene encoding NAD-dependent DNA ligase LigA, whose product MTDAAPTELPELTLEEARAEAQSLIDRIIAARDAYYGDDTVIVDDATYDGWMHRLEELERLYPELQGQDSPTQTVGAAESSMFAPVEHAERMLSLDNVFSEDELRDWCRKAQSGAGRAVRWLTELKIDGLAISLRYENGVLTSAATRGDGRVGEDVTVNAARVNGIPKRLAGTGHPPLVEVRGEVFIPVAAFQELNALQAKLRERVIADAVARGTDEEKARRSADRRFPAFANPRNAASGGLRQQLDKKDGLELEAGEARLASLRLFVHGIGAWQSPPVTSQSEIYGLLAEWGLATSPYFGTTDTIDGVIEFVEHHGQHRHDVEHEIDGIVVKVDELALHDELGATSRAPRWAIAYKYPPEQVNTKLLDIVVSVGRTGRATPFAVMAPARVSGSVVRQATLHNQDIVRVKGVLIGDTVVLRKAGDVIPEILGPVVELRDGTEREFVMPENCPECGFTLAPAKEGDVDLRCPNTRSCPAQVRGRVEHIGSRSALDIEALGEVTAAAITQPAFPEAPPLETEAGLFELTVDELVPIEVVVRDSETGEIKVDEKTGEPVRRAPFRRNPSPAEKKAGLVGPQPSAQALTLLDQLEKAKTKELWRFLVALNIRHVGPVAARALAQWFGSVDAIRSATRDELAAVEGVGGIIADSVSEWFEVDWHREIVDRWVAAGAQLATPGHPGPGGAIAAGGVLEGLTVVATGSLEGYTREGAQEAIIAAGGKAASSVSKKTDFVAAGPGAGSKLAKAEELGVRILDAAQFKILVEQGPAALDALSPDAG is encoded by the coding sequence GTGACGGATGCCGCGCCCACCGAACTCCCTGAACTGACGCTCGAAGAGGCTCGTGCAGAGGCGCAGTCGCTGATCGACCGCATCATCGCGGCGCGCGACGCGTACTACGGCGACGACACCGTCATCGTCGACGACGCGACATACGACGGCTGGATGCATCGTCTCGAAGAGCTCGAACGCCTGTATCCCGAGCTGCAAGGGCAGGACTCGCCGACGCAGACCGTCGGGGCAGCCGAGAGCTCGATGTTCGCGCCGGTCGAGCACGCCGAGCGGATGCTGAGCCTCGACAACGTGTTCAGCGAGGACGAGCTGCGCGACTGGTGCCGCAAGGCGCAGAGCGGCGCCGGGCGGGCCGTGCGCTGGCTCACGGAGCTCAAGATCGACGGGCTCGCGATCAGCCTCCGCTACGAGAACGGCGTGCTCACGTCGGCCGCCACGCGCGGCGACGGGCGAGTCGGCGAAGACGTCACGGTCAACGCGGCGCGCGTGAACGGCATCCCGAAGCGACTCGCGGGCACGGGGCATCCGCCGCTTGTCGAAGTCCGCGGCGAGGTGTTTATTCCGGTCGCGGCCTTCCAGGAGCTCAACGCGCTGCAGGCGAAGCTGCGTGAGCGCGTCATCGCCGATGCGGTCGCGCGTGGCACCGACGAGGAGAAGGCCCGGCGGTCCGCCGACCGGCGCTTTCCGGCGTTCGCCAACCCGCGCAACGCGGCGAGCGGCGGCCTGCGCCAGCAGCTCGACAAGAAGGACGGCCTCGAGCTCGAGGCGGGCGAGGCGCGGCTCGCGTCGCTGAGGCTGTTCGTGCACGGGATCGGCGCGTGGCAGAGCCCGCCGGTGACCTCGCAGAGCGAGATCTACGGGCTCCTGGCAGAGTGGGGCCTCGCGACGAGCCCGTACTTCGGCACGACCGACACGATCGACGGCGTCATCGAGTTCGTCGAGCACCACGGACAGCACCGTCACGATGTCGAGCACGAGATCGACGGCATCGTCGTCAAAGTCGACGAGCTCGCGCTCCACGACGAGCTCGGGGCGACCAGCCGCGCGCCGCGCTGGGCGATCGCCTACAAGTACCCGCCCGAGCAGGTGAACACGAAGCTCCTCGACATCGTCGTGTCGGTGGGGCGCACAGGCCGTGCGACGCCGTTCGCCGTGATGGCGCCGGCACGCGTGTCGGGAAGCGTCGTGCGCCAGGCGACACTCCACAACCAGGACATCGTGCGGGTGAAGGGCGTGCTCATCGGCGACACCGTCGTGCTGCGCAAAGCGGGCGACGTCATCCCCGAGATCCTCGGGCCCGTCGTCGAGCTGCGCGACGGCACCGAGCGCGAGTTCGTCATGCCCGAGAACTGCCCCGAGTGCGGCTTCACGCTCGCTCCGGCGAAGGAGGGCGACGTCGACCTCCGCTGCCCCAACACGCGCTCGTGCCCCGCGCAGGTGCGCGGGCGCGTCGAGCACATCGGGTCGCGGTCGGCGCTCGACATCGAGGCGCTCGGCGAGGTGACGGCCGCCGCAATCACGCAGCCGGCGTTCCCCGAGGCGCCGCCGCTCGAGACCGAGGCAGGGCTGTTCGAGCTGACCGTCGACGAGCTCGTGCCGATCGAGGTCGTCGTCCGCGACTCCGAGACCGGGGAGATCAAGGTCGACGAGAAGACGGGCGAGCCCGTGCGGCGGGCACCGTTCCGCCGCAACCCGTCGCCGGCCGAGAAGAAGGCGGGGCTGGTCGGCCCGCAGCCGTCGGCTCAGGCTCTCACCCTGCTCGACCAGCTCGAGAAGGCGAAGACCAAGGAGCTGTGGCGCTTCCTCGTCGCGCTCAACATCCGCCACGTCGGGCCCGTCGCCGCGCGTGCCCTCGCGCAGTGGTTCGGGTCGGTCGACGCGATCCGATCAGCGACGCGCGACGAGCTCGCCGCGGTCGAGGGCGTCGGAGGGATCATCGCCGACTCGGTCAGCGAGTGGTTCGAGGTCGACTGGCATCGCGAGATCGTCGACCGCTGGGTCGCCGCGGGCGCGCAGCTCGCCACGCCAGGGCATCCCGGCCCCGGCGGTGCGATCGCCGCGGGCGGCGTGCTCGAGGGCCTCACCGTCGTCGCGACGGGAAGCCTCGAGGGCTACACGCGCGAGGGGGCGCAAGAGGCGATCATCGCCGCCGGCGGCAAGGCCGCGTCGAGCGTCTCGAAGAAGACCGACTTCGTCGCGGCCGGCCCGGGTGCCGGGTCCAAGCTCGCGAAGGCCGAAGAGCTGGGCGTGCGGATCCTCGACGCCGCGCAGTTCAAGATCCTCGTCGAGCAGGGACCCGCCGCCCTCGACGCGCTGTCACCTGACGCAGGATGA
- a CDS encoding YciI family protein — MQWLYRIVPSRPEMPGAPTREEAALASEHFDYLLELKERGALVLAGRTQEDVGTFGIVIFEAPDRASARAIAEADPAVAGGVFTMTLHPYAVAVARDELGD; from the coding sequence ATGCAGTGGCTGTACCGCATCGTGCCCTCGCGTCCCGAGATGCCCGGCGCCCCGACGCGCGAAGAGGCCGCTCTCGCGAGCGAGCACTTCGACTACCTGCTCGAGCTGAAGGAGCGCGGCGCCCTCGTCCTCGCGGGCCGCACACAGGAGGACGTCGGCACGTTCGGCATCGTGATCTTCGAGGCGCCGGATCGGGCATCCGCGCGTGCCATCGCCGAAGCCGACCCCGCAGTCGCGGGCGGCGTCTTCACGATGACCCTGCACCCTTACGCCGTCGCGGTCGCGCGCGACGAGCTCGGCGACTGA